In Onychomys torridus chromosome 15, mOncTor1.1, whole genome shotgun sequence, the following proteins share a genomic window:
- the LOC118596428 gene encoding 60S ribosomal protein L26-like has translation MKFNPFVTSDRSKNRKWHFNAPSHIQRKIVSSPISKELRQKYNVRSMPIRKDDEVQVVQGHYKGQQIGKVVQVYRKKYVIYIERVQREKANGTTVHVGIHPSKVVITRLKLEKDCKKILERKGKSRQVRKEKGKYKEETIEKMQE, from the coding sequence ATGAAGTTCAATCCCTTTGTGACTTCCGACCGAAGCAAGAATCGCAAATGGCATTTCAATGCACCTTCTCACATTCAGAGGAAGATCGTGTCTTCCCCCATTTCCAAAGAGCTGAGGCAGAAGTACAATGTTCGGTCTATGCCCATTCGAAAGGATGATGAAGTTCAGGTTGTCCAAGGACACTACAAAGGCCAGCAGATTGGCAAAGTGGTCCAAGTGTACAGGAAGAAGTACGTCATCTACATTGAGCGAGTCCAGCGAGAAAAGGCTAATGGCACAACTGTCCATGTGGGCATCCACCCCAGCAAGGTGGTTATCACCAGGCTAAAGCTGGAAAAAGACTGCAAAAAGATCCTGGAAAGGAAAGGCAAGTCTCGACAAGTCAGAAAGGAGAAGGGCAAATACAAGGAAGAAACGATTGAGAAGATGCAGGAGTAG